The Manihot esculenta cultivar AM560-2 chromosome 1, M.esculenta_v8, whole genome shotgun sequence genome has a window encoding:
- the LOC110608954 gene encoding myosin-17-like — MEERRKEFLCKLTVTEYEREFVRLSKYAIQIVPIEEERCKCFEQRLHVDIRMYLPLETLRQNLRTYLKISKRPSKADWDSNSSTHHSAKALQGFSTSIGKTKVFLRAGQMAELDARRAEVLGNAARTIQRQIRTYIARKEFIALRQTAIFLQSHCRGVLARKIFEQLRREAAALKIQRNFKRYTARKSYLTLYLSAVTLQTGLRAMTARDEFRFRKQTKAAIAIQAQLRRHIAYSYYKKLQRAALTSQCGWRRRVARRELRKLKMAARETGALKEAKDKLEKRVEELTWRLQLEKRLRTDLEEEKAQEIAKLQDALHAMQMQVEEANARVIKEREAARKAIEEAPPVIKETPVLVQDTLKVEQLMAEVQSLKASLLSERQAAEEARKACKDADARNSELSKKLIDSQQKVDQLQESVQRLEDKLSNSESENQVLRQQALTISPTGKSLYGRPKSIILQRNPENGNVANGEPKDMVVAVSNVREPESEEKPQKSLNEKQQENQDLLIKCISQNLGFSGGKPVAACIIYKCLLHWRSFEVERTSVFDCIIQTVASAIEVPDNNDILAYWLSNSSTLLLLLQHTLKASGAASLTPQRRRTASASLFGRMSQGLRASPQSAGLSFLNGRTLSRLDDLRQVEAKYPALLFKQQLTAFLEKIYGMIRDNLKKEISPLLGLCIQAPRTSRASLVKGRSQANAVAQQALIAHWQSIVKSLNSCLMIMKANYVPPFLMRKVFTQIFSFINVQLFNSLLLRRECCSFSNGEYVKTGLAELEQWCYEATSEFVGSAWDELKHIRQLVID, encoded by the exons cctcttgaaaccctaagacaGAACCTTAGAACATAtttaaagatctcaaagaggccaTCCAAGGCAGATTGGGACAGCAACTCATCAACACACCATTCGGccaaggctctccaaggcttctccacttcg ATAGGCAAGACAAAGGTTTTCCTCAGAGCTGGTCAGATGGCTGAACTGGATGCAAGAAGAGCAGAGGTGCTTGGAAATGCAGCTAGAACAATTCAAAGACAAATCCGCACATATATCGCACGCAAGGAATTTATTGCATTACGGCAAACTGCTATTTTCCTGCAATCTCATTGCCGGG GTGTATTGGCTCGCAAAATATTCGAGCAGTTGCGAAGGGAAGCAGCAGCTTTGAAGATTCAGAGGAATTTCAAACGATATACTGCCAGGAAATCCTACTTGACTCTATACTTGTCTGCAGTCACATTGCAGACAGGCTTAAGGGCAATGACTGCTCGTGATGAATTCAGATTCAGAAAACAAACTAAAGCTGCAATTGCTATACAG GCACAATTGCGTCGCCATATAGCCTATTCTTATTATAAGAAGCTTCAAAGGGCTGCATTAACTTCTCAATGTGGCTGGAGGAGAAGGGTTGCTCGGAGAGAGCTTAGAAAGCTTAAAATG GCTGCAAGGGAAACAGGTGCTCTTAAAGAAGCAAAAGACAAATTAGAGAAGCGTGTGGAAGAGCTGACATGGAGGTTGCAATTGGAGAAGAGATTGAGG ACTGATTTAGAAGAGGAAAAAGCCCAAGAAATTGCCAAGTTACAGGATGCTCTGCATGCAATGCAAATGCAAGTAGAAGAAGCAAATGCTAGAGTTATCAAAGAACGAGAGGCAGCCCGGAAAGCTATTGAAGAGGCACCTCCAGTCATTAAGGAGACCCCTGTTCTTGTCCAAGACACATTAAAGGTCGAACAGTTAATGGCTGAGGTACAGAGTTTGAAG GCTTCACTGCTATCAGAAAGACAGGCAGCAGAAGAAGCAAGGAAAGCTTGTAAAGATGCTGATGCCAGAAACTCAGAACTGAGCAAGAAACTCATAGATTCACAGCAAAAGGTGGATCAACTTCAGGAATCAGTGCAGAG GTTAGAGGATAAACTTTCCAACTCAGAGTCAGAGAATCAAGTGCTTCGCCAGCAAGCACTTACCATTTCACCAACAGGGAAATCTTTATATGGGCGgccaaaatcaataattttacag AGGAACCCAGAGAATGGAAATGTTGCAAATGGAGAACCAAAG GATATGGTGGTTGCTGTATCAAATGTACGCGAACCTGAATCTGAGGAGAAACCACAGAAATCTCTCAATGAAAAGCAGCAG GAGAACCAGGATCTACTGATCAAGTGTATATCACAAAATTTGGGATTCTCAGGAGGCAAACCAGTTGCTGCTTGCATCATTTACAAATGTCTTCTTCACTGGAGGTCATTTGAAGTTGAAAGGACTAGTGTGTTTGACTGTATTATTCAAACAGTAGCTTCAGCTATAGAG GTCCCAGATAACAATGATATCTTAGCCTATTGGTTATCAAATTCATCCACATTGTTGCTGCTGCTCCAACACACACTCAAAGCAAGTGGGGCAGCTAGCTTGACACCACAACGGCGGAGAACAGCATCAGCTTCTCTCTTTGGGAGGATGTCTCAA GGGCTACGGGCATCTCCTCAAAGTGCTGGACTCTCATTCCTTAATGGTCGAACACTTAGTAGACTGGATGATTTACGACAGGTTGAAGCCAAGTATCCAGCATTACTGTTTAAGCAACAGCTTACTGCCTTCCTTGAAAAGATATATGGAATGATAAGGGACAATTTGAAGAAAGAGATATCTCCATTGCTTGGTTTATGCATTCAG GCACCAAGAACTTCCCGGGCTAGCTTAGTAAAAGGACGCTCTCAGGCTAACGCTGTTGCTCAGCAAGCTTTAATTGCTCATTGGCAAAGCATTGTGAAAAGCTTAAACAGTTGTTTGATGATAATGAAGGCAAACTAT GTCCCTCCCTTCTTAATGCGTAAAGTTTTCACTCAAATATTCTCATTCATCAATGTTCAGTTGTTCAATAG TCTTCTTTTGCGGCGTGAGTGTTGCTCATTCAGTAATGGAGAATATGTGAAAACAGGTTTGGCTGAATTAGAGCAGTGGTGCTATGAAGCAACCTCAGAA TTTGTAGGCTCGGCATGGGATGAATTGAAGCATATAAGACagttagtaattgattag